CGTGCTCCTTGAAGGTGTGGCCGGCATTGTGGAAGTGCTCGGTCGAGTCGAGCAGGGCTTTGCTGGGGATGCAGCCCACGTTGAGGCAGGTGCCACCCAGGGTGGGATATTTCTCAATCAGGGCCGTCTTGAAGCCGAGCTGGGCGCAGCGAATGGCTGCTACATACCCGCCGGGGCCGGAGCCGATGACGGTAACGTCGTATTGGTTCATGCTACGATGAATTCGGTGAGAATCAACTGGGGCGAAGGTACGAACGGTGAATTTGTGAATGAGTGATTGAGTGAGTTTTGTTCGGGAAGCAGCTAAATGCTGGCATTGCGAGCAGCGCGAAGCCATCCGTTCTCGGCGCAGGCAGCCACGCCCTTTTACCAGAAAGCCCTGACGTTCGCACAACGTCAGGGCTTTTCACTGTAAAAGGCTTCGCACATTTTAGAGCACGGAGGGCTTCGGCTACGCCTTGCACTGACAAGGGAGCCTCTTACCGGGGGCCGCCGAGGGCCTGGATGCGCTGCCGGGCGTTTTGATTGGCGGGGTTGAGCTGCAGGGAGCGGCGGTAGTGGGTAATGGCGGCCTGGATGTCCTGGTTTTTCTCGTCGGCTTCGCCCAGACTGTCGAACAGGTTAGCGTCGTTGGGGTAAAGCTCGGTGCCGAGGGCGAAGATGGCCCGGGCGGCGGCCGGGTCGCGCGCCTCGCGCAGGAGCTGGTAGCCCCAGGTATTCAAGGCGCCTTCCGACAAAGCAAACGCTGGCTCCTGCTGCTGCAGCTGACGGTAGATTTCCGGAGCTTTATCGAATCCTTCCCGGGCCAGGGTCGCCGCAAAGCCAGCCTGCGTGGGCACGGGGCCGGAGCGGGCGGGCAGGTGGTAAAGGCGGGCCATGTGGGCCGGTACGCCATTCTGCGTGGGAGGGCGGTCCAGAAACTGGTGGCCGGTGGCGGCGTCCTTCAGGGTAGCGTTGAGGAACTCGAGGGTGTAGCGGCAGGTCCAGTGGTAGGCCGCTTCGACTTCCGCGCGGGAGTACTCCGTGAAGTGCGCCGGCTCGGCCAAGCGCAGGGCGATGGTCGAAAAGTCGGTGTGCTCCATTGGGTTCATGACCACGTGGTAGAGGTCCGAGTACTTGGCCTCGTTCAGGAGGATGCCCGTCGTTTGCATGCCTTTGACGCTGAGCTCACGCACCGATTCGGAGCGGCGCTGCACGTACAGCCAGGGCACGGTCAGGCGCACCCGCGACACGGGCTTGGTGTCCTCCTGGGCTTTGGTACCATCAAAGCTGACAATGGCGCCAATGCGCGCGTCCTGCGTGGCGGCCAGGGCATTGGCCAGGCCGCCCCAGCTCCAGCCGGCAGCGGCCACGTGGGCCATGTCGGCCTGGGGCAGGGTGTGGGCGTAGGACAGCAGAAACTGGATATCCCGCGCCTGGGTATCGAGCCCCTCGGCGTCGAAGTTCATGTC
Above is a genomic segment from Hymenobacter cellulosivorans containing:
- a CDS encoding dienelactone hydrolase family protein; translated protein: MVRTVLFLILCFCTAAARAASGFADLKPGPHTVGFRVQQQYDYARTYKGRTDAVTGKPTTGELARPIQTLVWYPAQKGGAPLRYADYLRTEATDDNFTRTDAEAAAFLADKLQWAAAQVGPKQAQQLFDQRMWAVRNAPAAAGKFPVVIYAAGGGGTAHEAADLCEYLASHGYVVLASRSLGTRTKDMNFDAEGLDTQARDIQFLLSYAHTLPQADMAHVAAAGWSWGGLANALAATQDARIGAIVSFDGTKAQEDTKPVSRVRLTVPWLYVQRRSESVRELSVKGMQTTGILLNEAKYSDLYHVVMNPMEHTDFSTIALRLAEPAHFTEYSRAEVEAAYHWTCRYTLEFLNATLKDAATGHQFLDRPPTQNGVPAHMARLYHLPARSGPVPTQAGFAATLAREGFDKAPEIYRQLQQQEPAFALSEGALNTWGYQLLREARDPAAARAIFALGTELYPNDANLFDSLGEADEKNQDIQAAITHYRRSLQLNPANQNARQRIQALGGPR